One genomic region from Streptomyces sp. NBC_01431 encodes:
- a CDS encoding MBL fold metallo-hydrolase: MGVMSLKLTKKTHACVQLEKDGRTLVIDPGTFSEQDAALGADAVLVTHEHLDHFNEERLRTGLEANPAAEIWTLRSVAEKISAAFPGRVHTVGHGDAFSAAGFDIQVHGELHAVIHPDIPRITNVGFLVDGSVFHPGDALTVPDHAVDTLMLPVMAPWNKISEVIDYVREVKPRRAIDIHDALLTDLARPIYDSQIGSLGGAEHARLTPGDSTEL, from the coding sequence ATGGGGGTCATGAGCCTGAAGCTGACCAAGAAGACCCACGCCTGCGTCCAGCTGGAGAAGGACGGCCGGACCCTCGTCATCGACCCCGGCACGTTCAGCGAACAGGACGCGGCGCTCGGCGCCGACGCGGTCCTGGTCACCCACGAGCACCTCGACCACTTCAACGAGGAGCGGCTGCGGACCGGCCTCGAAGCCAACCCGGCCGCCGAGATCTGGACCCTGCGCAGCGTCGCGGAGAAGATCTCGGCGGCCTTCCCCGGCCGCGTCCACACGGTCGGCCACGGCGACGCCTTCAGTGCGGCCGGGTTCGACATCCAGGTGCACGGCGAGCTGCACGCCGTGATCCACCCCGACATCCCGCGCATCACCAACGTCGGCTTCCTGGTGGACGGTTCGGTCTTCCACCCGGGCGACGCGCTGACCGTCCCCGACCACGCCGTCGACACCCTGATGCTTCCGGTGATGGCTCCCTGGAACAAGATCTCCGAGGTCATCGACTACGTACGCGAGGTCAAGCCGCGCCGGGCCATCGACATCCACGACGCCCTGCTCACCGACCTCGCCCGGCCGATCTACGACTCCCAGATCGGCTCCCTCGGCGGTGCCGAGCACGCTCGTCTGACGCCCGGGGACTCGACCGAACTGTGA
- a CDS encoding exodeoxyribonuclease III translates to MRIATWNVNSITARLPRLLAWLEATGTDVLCVQETKTTAEGFPAAELRELGYESAVNATGRWNGVALVSRVGLDDVVLGLPGGPDYEGVQEPRAISATCGGVRLWSVYVPNGREVEHDHYTYKLSWFEALKAAVAEDAAGARPFAVLGDFNVAPTDEDVFDPKVFEGLTHVTPAERAALAALREAGLSDVVPRPLKYDRPYTYWDYRQLAFPKNRGMRIDLVYGNEPFAKAVKDSYVDREERKGKGASDHAPVVVDLEV, encoded by the coding sequence ATGCGCATCGCCACCTGGAACGTCAACTCGATCACCGCCCGGCTGCCCCGACTGCTGGCCTGGCTGGAGGCCACCGGCACGGACGTGCTGTGCGTCCAGGAGACCAAGACCACCGCCGAGGGCTTCCCCGCCGCCGAGCTGCGCGAGCTCGGCTACGAGAGCGCGGTCAACGCCACCGGCCGGTGGAACGGAGTGGCCCTGGTCTCCCGCGTCGGCCTCGACGACGTCGTGCTCGGGCTGCCCGGCGGCCCGGACTACGAGGGCGTGCAGGAGCCGCGCGCGATTTCGGCGACCTGCGGCGGGGTCCGCCTCTGGTCGGTCTATGTGCCCAACGGCCGCGAAGTCGAGCACGACCACTACACGTACAAGCTGAGCTGGTTCGAGGCCCTGAAGGCGGCCGTTGCCGAGGACGCCGCGGGAGCGCGGCCCTTCGCGGTGCTCGGCGACTTCAACGTGGCCCCCACCGACGAGGACGTCTTCGACCCGAAGGTCTTCGAGGGCCTGACCCACGTCACCCCCGCGGAGCGGGCCGCGCTCGCCGCGCTGCGCGAGGCGGGCCTGTCGGACGTGGTGCCCCGCCCGCTCAAGTACGACCGTCCGTACACCTACTGGGACTACCGCCAGCTGGCGTTCCCGAAGAACCGGGGCATGCGCATCGACCTGGTCTATGGCAACGAGCCGTTCGCCAAGGCCGTCAAGGACAGCTACGTCGACCGCGAGGAGCGCAAGGGCAAGGGTGCCTCCGACCACGCCCCGGTCGTCGTGGACCTGGAGGTCTGA
- a CDS encoding amino acid ABC transporter ATP-binding protein, whose product MAVDPLIELRDVNKYYGNLHVLQGINLTVDRGEVVVVIGPSGSGKSTLCRTMNRLETIESGSIAIDGRPLPAEGKSLAALRAEVGMVFQSFNLFAHKTVLANVSLAQIKVRGRKKEEADRRSRELLDRVGLATQAEKLPAQLSGGQQQRVAIARALAMDPKVMLFDEPTSALDPEMINEVLEVMQQLARDGMTMVVVTHEMGFARSAANRVVFMADGRIIEDRAPDDFFTNPHSDRAKDFLSKILKH is encoded by the coding sequence ATGGCCGTCGATCCGTTGATCGAGCTGCGTGACGTCAACAAGTACTACGGGAACCTGCACGTCCTCCAGGGCATCAACCTCACCGTCGACCGCGGCGAGGTGGTGGTGGTCATCGGCCCGTCCGGCTCGGGCAAGTCGACGCTCTGCCGGACGATGAACCGCCTGGAGACGATCGAATCGGGCTCGATCGCGATCGACGGCAGACCGCTTCCGGCAGAGGGCAAGAGCCTCGCGGCGCTCCGGGCCGAAGTGGGCATGGTCTTCCAGTCGTTCAACCTCTTCGCGCACAAGACCGTTCTCGCCAATGTGTCGCTGGCCCAGATCAAGGTCCGGGGCCGAAAGAAGGAAGAGGCCGACCGGCGTTCCCGCGAACTCCTCGACCGGGTGGGCCTCGCCACCCAGGCGGAGAAGCTCCCCGCCCAGCTCTCCGGCGGCCAGCAGCAGCGCGTGGCGATCGCCCGCGCCCTGGCCATGGACCCCAAGGTCATGCTCTTCGACGAGCCCACCTCCGCGCTCGACCCGGAGATGATCAACGAAGTCCTCGAAGTCATGCAGCAGCTCGCCCGGGACGGCATGACGATGGTCGTCGTCACCCACGAGATGGGCTTCGCCCGCTCCGCCGCCAACCGCGTCGTGTTCATGGCCGACGGCCGCATCATCGAGGACCGCGCCCCCGACGACTTCTTCACCAACCCACACAGCGACCGGGCAAAGGACTTCCTCTCCAAGATCCTCAAGCACTGA
- a CDS encoding glutamate ABC transporter substrate-binding protein, with amino-acid sequence MTAKRRALAVLLLALALAGCGKPGSPPVKGPKVELLPHYTVAQGFSLPGSPVWRRAKNRGHLVVGAKEDQPYLGEKDPATGVYTGFDIEIAKMMSASLGFDPKTIVFKTIASANRETALQNGQIDYYVGTYTINDNRKKLVGFAGPYYQAGQGLLVRTDEKNVSGPQDFDGKRVCSAAGSTPYQRMEKDYPKVDMVAYDTYSVCVDNLLTFQVAAVTTDDTILSGYAAKVPDQLKVVGKPFSKEPYGIGVPRSDNTLRFALDDAIEVHEKNGDWKKAYAATLGLSGRPAAPAPPIDRYPAS; translated from the coding sequence ATGACGGCCAAACGACGCGCGCTCGCCGTGCTGCTGCTCGCGCTGGCCCTGGCCGGCTGCGGCAAGCCGGGCAGCCCACCGGTGAAGGGCCCGAAGGTCGAACTGCTGCCGCACTACACGGTCGCCCAGGGCTTCAGCCTCCCCGGCTCCCCGGTGTGGCGGCGGGCGAAGAACCGCGGCCACCTGGTCGTCGGCGCCAAGGAGGACCAGCCCTACCTGGGCGAGAAGGACCCGGCCACCGGCGTCTACACCGGCTTCGACATCGAGATCGCCAAAATGATGTCGGCCTCCCTCGGCTTCGACCCCAAGACCATCGTCTTCAAGACCATCGCGTCGGCGAACCGCGAAACCGCCCTGCAGAACGGCCAGATCGACTACTACGTCGGCACCTACACCATCAACGACAACCGCAAGAAGCTGGTCGGCTTCGCGGGCCCGTACTACCAGGCCGGCCAGGGCCTGCTGGTGCGCACGGACGAGAAGAACGTGAGCGGGCCCCAGGACTTCGACGGCAAGCGGGTCTGCTCGGCCGCCGGATCGACCCCGTACCAGCGGATGGAGAAGGACTACCCGAAGGTCGACATGGTCGCCTACGACACGTACTCGGTCTGCGTGGACAACCTGCTCACCTTCCAGGTCGCGGCCGTCACCACCGACGACACCATCCTGAGCGGCTACGCGGCCAAGGTGCCCGATCAACTCAAGGTCGTCGGCAAGCCGTTCTCCAAGGAGCCGTACGGCATCGGCGTGCCCCGCAGCGACAACACGCTGCGGTTCGCGCTCGACGACGCCATCGAGGTCCACGAGAAGAACGGCGACTGGAAGAAGGCGTACGCCGCCACGCTCGGCCTGTCCGGACGTCCCGCCGCGCCCGCCCCTCCCATCGACCGCTACCCGGCGAGCTGA
- a CDS encoding amino acid ABC transporter permease translates to MDVLTKNLSVYGEGFLGTVELTVYGSAVALVLGFVMASCRVSPVGSFRVLGTVWVTVLRNTPLTLLFFAVLLGLPRFGLVLPVQLFAVIALGCYTSSFICEALRSGINTVPKGQGEAARSLGMTFGQTLSGVVLPQAFRSVIPPVGSTLIALAKNSAIAGAFGVTELLGTYKTLSELGYDIIWTFVWIAVGYLIITLFISAVFNILEKRWGVAR, encoded by the coding sequence ATGGACGTACTCACCAAGAACTTGTCGGTGTACGGCGAGGGATTCCTCGGCACCGTCGAACTGACCGTCTACGGCTCCGCCGTCGCGCTGGTGCTCGGCTTCGTCATGGCGTCCTGCCGGGTGTCGCCGGTGGGCTCCTTCCGGGTGCTCGGCACGGTGTGGGTGACCGTGCTGCGCAACACCCCGCTGACCCTGCTGTTCTTCGCCGTGCTGCTGGGCCTGCCGCGCTTCGGCCTGGTGCTGCCCGTCCAGCTCTTCGCGGTGATCGCGCTCGGCTGCTACACCTCGTCCTTCATCTGCGAGGCGCTGCGCTCCGGCATCAACACCGTGCCCAAGGGCCAGGGCGAGGCGGCCCGCAGTCTCGGCATGACGTTCGGCCAGACCCTCTCCGGGGTCGTGCTGCCGCAGGCGTTCCGGTCCGTGATCCCGCCGGTCGGCTCCACGCTCATCGCGCTCGCGAAGAACTCCGCGATCGCCGGAGCGTTCGGCGTCACCGAACTCCTCGGCACGTACAAGACGTTGAGCGAGCTCGGATACGACATCATCTGGACCTTCGTCTGGATCGCCGTCGGCTACCTG
- a CDS encoding DUF6278 family protein, whose translation MNFLQNWRKRHAPARGVAVYDAVREDPEGVAKLFAECELLRTRAWQSRLELDDSPASLDALDQLTPRWREDPEELPWLGNDAGLYLGTVIVRTVAGASWDVWPGGQPVVRLASGREIDVVDAGLTWAATGAPELFQVYAEASEA comes from the coding sequence ATGAACTTCCTCCAGAACTGGCGAAAGCGGCACGCACCGGCCCGCGGAGTGGCGGTCTACGACGCCGTCAGGGAAGACCCGGAGGGCGTCGCGAAGCTGTTCGCCGAGTGTGAGCTGCTGCGCACCCGAGCCTGGCAGAGCCGTCTCGAACTCGACGACAGCCCTGCCTCGTTGGACGCCCTCGACCAGTTGACCCCGCGCTGGCGCGAGGACCCGGAGGAACTGCCCTGGCTCGGCAACGACGCCGGTCTCTACCTGGGCACCGTGATCGTCCGCACCGTCGCGGGCGCGAGCTGGGACGTGTGGCCCGGCGGCCAGCCCGTGGTGCGGCTCGCCTCCGGACGCGAGATCGACGTGGTGGACGCGGGCCTCACCTGGGCGGCGACCGGCGCCCCCGAACTGTTCCAGGTGTACGCCGAGGCCTCGGAGGCCTGA